A genomic region of Arachis hypogaea cultivar Tifrunner chromosome 5, arahy.Tifrunner.gnm2.J5K5, whole genome shotgun sequence contains the following coding sequences:
- the LOC112803055 gene encoding UDP-glycosyltransferase 74F2 — protein MGEESKHVAHCLVLAYPAQGHINPMIEFSKRLIQRGLKITVVSTVSFWNTTTPHTLKSLSSHPQNIQVESISDGYDNGGLAAAESLEIYKETFWKVGPRTLSNLIQKLAGNNNPVDCVICDGFLYWALDVAKDEFGILGALFFTQPCAVNNIYFHVYKKWLELPLSESEYLIPGLPKLAASELPSFLYDYGSYPGYFDIIRNQFCNIHKADWVLANTFYELESQVVNWLKEIWPLKTIGPCVPSMYLDKRLLHDNDYGVSIYDQNIDSCIKWLNDKPKGSVVYVSFGSMAGLTEKQTEELAFGLKESDCYFLWVVRDCDQVKIPKWFLETDDSEKGLVVTWCPQLLVLTHDAVGCFLTHCGWNSTLEAICFGVPTIAMPLWTDQITNAKHIKDVWKMGVRVDADETGLVRRESIGNCIKEILESEKGNEIKNNALKWRNLAKDSVDEGGSSDQNITEFVAKLAQLCST, from the exons ATGGGAGAAGAATCCAAACATGTAGCTCACTGTTTAGTGTTGGCTTACCCAGCACAAGGCCACATCAACCCCATGATTGAGTTCTCAAAGCGTTTGATTCAAAGAGGATTGAAGATAACAGTTGTAAGCACGGTTTCCTTTTGGAACACCACAACCCCCCACACTTTGAAGAGCCTCTCATCTCATCCTCAAAACATTCAAGTTGAGAGCATCTCTGATGGCTATGACAATGGAGGCCTAGCAGCAGCAGAGTCCCTAGAGATCTACAAAGAAACCTTCTGGAAGGTTGGTCCAAGAACTCTCTCAAATCTTATTCAAAAGCTTGCAGGTAACAACAACCCTGTGGATTGTGTTATTTGCGACGGTTTCTTGTATTGGGCACTTGATGTGGCAAAAGATGAGTTTGGGATACTTGGTGCTTTGTTTTTTACTCAACCTTGTGCTGTTAACAACATATACTTCCATGTTTATAAGAAGTGGTTGGAGTTGCCACTTTCAGAGTCAGAGTATTTGATTCCAGGTTTGCCTAAGCTTGCAGCTTCTGAGTTGCCATCTTTCTTGTATGACTATGGATCCTATCCAGGCTACTTTGATatcatcagaaatcaattttgcAACATTCATAAGGCAGATTGGGTGCTTGCCAACACTTTCTATGAATTGGAGTCTCAG GTTGTTAATTGGTTGAAGGAGATTTGGCCACTAAAGACAATAGGGCCATGTGTGCCATCAATGTACTTGGACAAAAGACTTTTACATGACAATGATTATGGTGTTAGCATCTATGACCAAAACATAGATTCTTGCATCAAATGGCTCAATGATAAGCCCAAAGGTTCAGTTGTTTATGTCTCTTTTGGAAGCATGGCTGGTCTCACTGAGAAACAAACAGAGGAACTAGCATTTGGTTTGAAGGAAAGTGATTGTTATTTCTTGTGGGTTGTTAGAGATTGTGATCAAGTTaagattccaaagtggtttttgGAAACTGATGATTCAGAGAAAGGTTTAGTAGTTACATGGTGTCCTCAACTACTAGTGTTAACACATGATGCTGTTGGATGTTTTCTTACACATTGTGGTTGGAACTCAACATTGGAGGCTATATGTTTTGGAGTTCCTACAATTGCAATGCCACTTTGGACTGACCAAATCACAAATGCAAAGCATATTAAGGATGTTTGGAAAATGGGAGTAAGAGTTGATGCTGATGAGACAGGCTTGGTTAGGAGGGAAAGTATTGGAAATTGCATAAAGGAGATTTTGGAGAGTGAGAAAGGGAATGAGATAAAAAACAATGCCTTGAAGTGGAGGAATTTGGCTAAGGACTCTGTTGATGAGGGAGGAAGTTCTGATCAAAATATCACTGAGTTTGTGGCAAAATTGGCTCAATTATGCTCTACATGA
- the LOC112803057 gene encoding uncharacterized protein: MALTTSLQNYLSSSLISASGNAATTAIKPPRSSMITSVRMRHWAVHAAAPDTTTASVEGFEEGVLVRPNWSGETPLSRLVAALISFKPLYSLLKLGARQVFISTAEKKNIPWREMTKEILESEVYKELESIQNNSLVYPDYYLNPFHAYEEGNLTWLAAAEAEPATMSMAMRAIPDASSVDEANEIMRGNWIRAIEQHHITYSGTSTVRDVLDIGCSVGVSTGYLADKFPMAKVTGLDLSPYFLAVAQYKAKRGVPRKYPIRWIHANGEDTGLPAKSFDIVSISYVFHECPTRAIVNIVNEAFRLLRPGGTLALTDNSPKSKILQELSPVLFTLMKSTEPFLDEYYLTDVEETMRKAGLVNIKSLLTDPRHMTTTATVPQ; this comes from the exons atGGCGCTAACAACTTCTCTTCAGAACTACCTCTCTTCTTCACTCATTTCCGCCAGTGGCAATGCCGCAACAACGGCCATTAAGCCACCGAGAAGTAGCATGATTACCAGCGTGAGAATGCGGCACTGGGCGGTTCACGCGGCGGCGCCTGACACAACAACCGCAAGCGTGGAAGGGTTCGAAGAAGGAGTGCTGGTTCGACCGAACTGGAGTGGGGAGACTCCTCTGTCTCGTTTGGTTGCAGCTCTCATCTCTTTCAAGCCCTTATACTCTCTCCTCAAGCTTGGTGCCAGGCAGGTTTTCATAAG TACAGCTGAGAAGAAAAACATACCTTGGAGGGAAATGACAAAAGAGATTTTAGAGTCTGAAGTGTATAAGGAGCTGGAAAGCATTCAAAACAATTCTTTAGTATACCCAGATT ATTATTTGAACCCGTTCCATGCTTATGAGGAGGGAAATCTTACATGGCTG GCAGCAGCAGAAGCGGAGCCTGCTACAATGTCAATGGCAATGAGGGCAATTCCAGATGCGTCTTCAGTAGATGAAGCAAATGAGATAATGCGTGGAAATTGGATTCGTGCAATTGAACAACACCATATAACTTATTCAGGAACATCCACAGTCCGTGACGTACTAGATATTGGATGCTCTGTTGGTGTGAGCACAGGATATCTTGCAGACAAGTTCCCCATGGCCAAAGTTACC GGGCTAGATCTGTCACCTTATTTTCTAGCCGTGGCTCAATACAAGGCTAAGAGAGGAGTTCCTAGAAAATATCCTATAAGATGGATACATGCAAATGGCGAAGACACTGGCTTGCCAGCTAAATCATTTGACATTGTGTCTATTTCATATGTG TTTCATGAATGTCCCACAAGAGCTATAGTGAACATAGTAAACGAAGCATTCCGTCTCCTTAGGCCTGGAGGCACTCTAGCCCTGACGGATAATTCG CCAAAGTCAAAGATCCTTCAG GAATTGTCTCCAGTCCTATTTACATTGATGAAGAGCACAGAGCCCTTTCTTGATGAGTATTACTTGACAGATGTAGAAGAAACAATGAGGAAAGCCGGTCTTGTGAACATAAAATCATTGCTTACAGACCCAAGGCACATGACAACAACCGCAACCGTTCCTCAATGA
- the LOC112803056 gene encoding riboflavin biosynthesis protein PYRD, chloroplastic encodes MQAQLFSLPHCTLRVPRFLNNASSPNFATFQQPHHSSKLSFNVGLNHLFQKSIFLSQSVPGLMSSYDGYVGVVAQCGLSNGESDVGDCDDGFYIRRCVELARKAVGFTSPNPMVGCVIVKDGKIVGQGFHPKAGQPHAEVFALRDAGDLAENATAYVSLEPCNHFGRTPPCTEALIKAKVKKVVVGMVDPNPLVESKGLARLRDAGIEVVVGVEEELCKSLNEAFVHRMLTGKPLLTLRYSLSVNGNFLDLLGDEVTECGGYYSRLLQEYDAVILSSSLFSGNISIPSSQEPGANQPLRIVIHKDSSSSNEIPLAVNEVTDKVIVFTDNGTATAPELAKKGIETVILNQINLDVILDYCNQQGMCSVLLDLRGNSGEFEELVKEGIQKKNISKFVTEILPIWNRGSEIDPLIPVKRLDQGIQVENLKSKCSDQNVIIEGHFKF; translated from the exons ATGCAAGCACAACTCTTTTCACTCCCACACTGCACTCTACGTGTGCCCAGATTCCTAAACAATGCATCTTCCCCAAATTTTGCAACTTTTCAACAACCCCATCACTCCTCCAAGCTCAGTTTCAATGTGGGTCTCAATCATttgtttcaaaaatcaatttttttgagtCAAAGCGTACCTGGTTTGATGAGTAGCTATGATGGTTATGTGGGTGTAGTAGCACAGTGTGGTCTCTCTAATGGAGAAAGTGATGTTGGCGATTGTGATGATGGGTTTTACATAAGAAGGTGTGTTGAGCTTGCAAGAAAAGCTGTTGGCTTCACAAGCCCCAATCCAATGGTGGGGTGTGTTATTGTGAAAGATGGGAAAATTGTTGGTCAAGGGTTCCACCCTAAAGCAGGTCAACCGCATGCTGAG GTGTTTGCCTTGAGAGATGCTGGAGATTTGGCAGAGAATGCCACGGCCTATGTGAGCTTAGAACCCTGTAATCATTTCGGAAGGACTCCACCTTGCACTGAAGCTTTAATCAAAGCCAAAGTGAAAAAAGTGGTGGTTGGGATGGTGGATCCAAATCCCCTTGTGGAATCCAAAGGGTTGGCTAGATTGAGAGATGCAGGTATTGAAGTTGTTGTTGGTGTAGAGGAAGAGTTATGCAAGAGCCTTAACGAGGCCTTTGTTCATCGCATGTTGACCGGAAAACCTCTCCTTACATTGAG ATATTCTCTTTCTGTCAATGGGAATTTTTTGGACTTACTTGGGGATGAAGTTACAGAATGTGGTGGATACTATTCACGTTTATTACAAGAATATGATGCAGTGATACTTTCCTCTTCCTTATTCAGTGGGAACATATCAATACCTTCATCTCAAGAACCTGGAGCAAATCAGCCGCTCCGGATTGTAATACATAAGGATTCTAGTTCTTCAAACGAAATTCCGCTTGCTGTCAATGAAGTTACTGATAAAGTGATAGTTTTTACAGATAACGGAACAGCAACTGCTCCAGAACTGGCGAAAAAAGGAATCGAAACCGTCATTTTGAATCAGATAAATCTAGATGTGATTCTGGACTATTGTAATCAACAAGGGATGTGCAGTGTTCTGTTAGATTTGAGGGGAAATTCCGGTGAGTTTGAAGAGCTTGTTAAGGAGGGAATTCagaagaaaaatattagtaaatttGTGACAGAAATTTTGCCTATTTGGAATAGAGGTAGTGAGATAGATCCTCTAATACCGGTAAAAAGGCTAGATCAAGGAATCCAAGTGGAAAATCTAAAATCCAAGTGTTCAGATCAAAATGTTATAATTGAaggacattttaaattttaa